The Manis javanica isolate MJ-LG chromosome 4, MJ_LKY, whole genome shotgun sequence genome contains a region encoding:
- the LOC108394620 gene encoding LOW QUALITY PROTEIN: amine oxidase [copper-containing] 3 (The sequence of the model RefSeq protein was modified relative to this genomic sequence to represent the inferred CDS: inserted 3 bases in 2 codons; deleted 1 base in 1 codon; substituted 2 bases at 2 genomic stop codons) yields MVVSIILSLCSVLVIGXAVGGTRNEEGVERECRPSLPPRCPPLPSSAQPRTHPGFADLSREELMAVMSFLTQQLGPPGLVDAAQARPSDNCVFSVELQLPPKAAALAHLDRGRPPPAREALDIVLFGGQAQPNVSELVVGPLPHPTYMRDVTLERHGGPLPYHRRPMRLREYLDIDQMIFRRELPQVAGLLHHCCFYKRQGGNLVMMITAPPGLQSGDRATWLGLYYNISGAGIYLHPVGLELLVDHKALDPAHWTIQKVFFQGRYYESLAQLEDQFEAGLVNVLLIPDNGTGGSWSLKSHVPRGPAPPLQFYPQGPRFSVQGSRVASSLWTFSFGLGAFSGPRVFDIRFQGERIAYEVSVQEALTVYGGNSPAAMLTRYMDGSFGLGKYATPLTRGVDCPYLATYVDXHFLLESQAPKTIHDAFCVFEQNQGLPLRRHHSDFYSHYFGGLTETVLVIRSVSTLLNYDYVWDMIFHPSGALEVRFHATGYISSAFLFDAAQKYGNQVGEHTLGTVHTXSVHFMVDLDVGRLENWVWAEDMAFVPMGVPWSPEHQMQRLQVTRKLQETGAGLYLASNHSNKWGYPRGYCIQMLSFAGEPLPQNSSMESAFSWGRYQLAMTRRKKEEPSSTRIYNQYDPRAPTMDFTGFINNETIAGQNLVAWVTAGFLHIPHAEDIPNTVTVGNGVGFFLXPYNFFDQDPSFNSADSIYFQRDQDAGDCEVTSLACLPQAASCAPDVPAFSHRGFSHN; encoded by the exons ATGGTTGTCTCCATTATTTTGTCCCTGTGTAGTGTTCTGGTGATAG TGGCTGTGGGTGGGACTAGGAATGAGGAAGGTGTTGAGAGGGAATGTAGACCCAGCCTGCCACCCCGCTGCCCTCCCTTACCCAGTAGTGCCCAGCCCCGGACACACCCAGGGTTTGCAGACCTGAGCCGAGAGGAGCTGATGGCTGTGATGAGCTTTCTGACCCAGCAGCTGGGC CCGCCCGGCCTGGTGGATGCAGCCCAGGCCCGCCCCTCGGACAACTGTGTCTTCTCGGTGGAGCTGCAGCTGCCCCCCAAGGCTGCAGCCCTGGCCCATCTGGACAGGGGGAGACCCCCACCTGCCCGGGAGGCACTGGACATCGTCTTATTTGGTGGACAAGCCCAGCCCAACGTGAGTGAGCTGGTGGTGGGGCCTCTGCCGCACCCCACCTACATGCGGGATGTGACCCTGGAGCGTCACGGGGGCCCCCTGCCCTATCACCGACGCCCCATGCGGCTCCGGGAGTACCTGGACATAGACCAGATGATTTTCCGCAGAGAGCTGCCTCAGGTTGCTGGGCTTCTGCACCACTGCTGCTTCTACAAACGCCAAGGAGGCAACCTGGTGATGATGATCACAGCGCCCCCTGGTTTGCAGTCGGGGGACCGGGCTACCTGGCTGGGCCTCTACTACAACATCTCAGGGGCTGGGATTTATCTGCACCCCGTGGGGCTGGAGCTGCTGGTCGACCACAAGGCCCTGGACCCTGCCCACTGGACCATCCAGAAGGTGTTCTTTCAAGGCCGCTACTATGAGAGTCTGGCTCAGCTGGAGGACCAGTTTGAGGCCGGCCTGGTGAATGTGCTGCTGATCCCAGACAATGGCACGGGTGGGTCCTGGTCGCTGAAGTCCCACGTTCCCCGGGGTCCGGCTCCCCCACTGCAGTTCTATCCCCAGGGCCCCCGCTTCAGTGTCCAGGGAAGCCGAGTGGCCTCTTCACTGTGGACTTTCTCCTTTGGCCTCGGAGCTTTCAGTGGCCCAAGGGTCTTTGACATCCGCTTCCAGGGGGAGAGAATAGCTTATGAAGTCAGCGTCCAGGAGGCCTTGACCGTCTATGGTGGCAACTCCCCCGCGGCGATGCTGACCCGCTACATGGACGGCAGCTTTGGCTTGGGCAAGTATGCCACGCCTCTGACCCGTGGGGTGGACTGTCCCTACCTGGCCACTTATGTGGACTGACACTTCCTTTTGGAGTCCCAGGCCCCCAAGACAATACACGATGCCTTTTGCGTGTTTGAACAGAACCAGGGTCTCCCCCTGAGGCGACACCACTCAGATTTCTACTCCCACTATTTTGGGGGCCTTACAGAGACAGTGCTGGTCATCAGATCTGTGTCTACTCTGCTCAACTATGACTATGTGTGGGATATGATCTTCCACCCCAGTGGGGCCCTAGAAGTCAGATTCCATGCCACAGGCTACATCAGCTCAGCGTTCCTCTTTGATGCTGCCCAGAAGTATGGGAACCAGGTTGGGGAGCACACGCTGGGCACTGTCCACAC CAGTGTCCACTTCATGGTGGATCTGGATGTAGGAC GACTGGAGAACTGGGTCTGGGCTGAGGACATGGCCTTTGTCCCCATGGGGGTACCCTGGAGCCCCGAGCACCAGATGCAGAGGCTGCAGGTGACCCGGAAGCTGCAGGAGACAGGAGCAGGCCTGTACCTGGCCAGCAACCACAGCAACAAGTGGGGTTACCCTCGGGGCTACTGCATCCAGATGCTCAGCTTTGCTGGGGAGCCGCTGCCCCAGAACAGCTCCATGGAGAGCGCCTTCAGCTGGGGGAG GTACCAGCTGGCCATGACCCGGCGGAAGAAGGAGGAGCCCAGCAGCACCCGCATCTACAATCAGTACGACCCTCGGGCCCCCACCATGGACTTCACCGGCTTCATCAACAATGAGACCATTGCAGGGC aGAATTTGGTGGCCTGGGTGACAGCTGGTTTCCTGCACATCCCACATGCAGAGGACATTCCCAACACAGTGACCGTGGGGAATGGTGTGGGCTTCTTCCTCTGACCCTACAACTTCTTTGACCAGGACCCCTCCTTCAATTCTGCTGACTCCATCTACTTCCAGAGGGACCAGGATGCTGGGGACTGTGAGGTCACCTCCCTGGCTTGCCTCCCCCAGGCTGCTTCCTGTGCCCCTGACGTCCCTGCCTTCTCCCACAGGGGCTTCTCTCACAACTAA